One part of the Sorangiineae bacterium MSr11954 genome encodes these proteins:
- a CDS encoding MFS transporter produces the protein MNTKRMHYAWIVLAVTFFVLICAAGVRAAPSVLIVPLEAEFGWSRATISLAVTVNLVLYGLMGPFAAAVMQRFGIRRTVLASLVLLAGGVLLASRVEKVWHLMLAWGLMVGIASGNLAMVLGATVVSRWFEKRRGTVMGIVTASTATGQLVFLPVLAWLVEHRGWRNVTFTLAGALILAIPVVALLLRDHPRDVGLVPYGADPDAPPPPPVLGNPLWNAIRALRDAAKLRDFWLLSASFLVCGMTTNGLVGTHLVPACFDHGIPEVQAAGLLATMGVFDLIGTTASGWLSDRYDPRKLLFVYYGVRGLALLYLPLAFGDQVFGLPFFAVLYGLDWIATVPPTVKLTTDAVGSSDAPIVFGWIVAVHQIGAGIGAFGGGTIRTMLTSYTFAWISAGSLCVLTACFVLFIGRARIVSTATSS, from the coding sequence GTGAACACCAAACGCATGCATTATGCATGGATCGTCCTGGCCGTCACCTTCTTCGTGCTCATCTGCGCAGCGGGTGTCCGCGCGGCCCCCAGTGTGCTCATCGTGCCGCTCGAGGCCGAGTTCGGGTGGTCGCGCGCGACCATTTCGCTGGCCGTCACCGTGAACTTGGTCCTTTACGGTCTCATGGGCCCCTTTGCGGCGGCCGTCATGCAGCGCTTCGGCATCCGCCGCACGGTCCTCGCGTCGCTCGTCCTCTTGGCGGGCGGCGTCTTGCTCGCGTCGCGGGTGGAGAAGGTCTGGCATTTGATGCTCGCGTGGGGGCTCATGGTGGGCATCGCCTCCGGCAACTTGGCGATGGTGCTCGGCGCCACCGTGGTCTCGCGCTGGTTCGAAAAGCGACGCGGCACCGTCATGGGGATCGTCACCGCCAGCACCGCCACCGGGCAGCTGGTGTTTCTCCCGGTGCTCGCCTGGCTGGTCGAGCACCGCGGCTGGCGCAACGTGACCTTCACCTTGGCGGGCGCGCTGATCCTGGCCATCCCCGTCGTCGCCTTGCTCCTCCGCGATCATCCGCGCGACGTCGGCCTCGTGCCTTATGGCGCCGATCCCGACGCGCCGCCGCCCCCGCCCGTGCTCGGCAATCCACTCTGGAACGCGATCCGCGCGCTGCGCGACGCGGCCAAGCTCCGGGACTTTTGGCTCCTCTCGGCGAGCTTCTTGGTCTGCGGGATGACCACCAATGGGCTCGTGGGTACCCACCTGGTGCCAGCTTGTTTCGACCATGGCATCCCGGAGGTGCAGGCGGCGGGCCTGCTCGCGACCATGGGCGTCTTCGATTTGATCGGCACCACCGCCAGCGGGTGGCTCTCGGATCGCTACGATCCGCGCAAGCTGCTCTTCGTCTATTACGGGGTGCGGGGGCTCGCGCTCCTTTATCTTCCCCTCGCGTTCGGCGATCAGGTGTTCGGCCTCCCGTTCTTCGCGGTGCTCTACGGGCTCGATTGGATCGCCACCGTACCTCCGACCGTCAAGCTCACCACCGACGCCGTTGGATCGAGCGACGCGCCCATCGTCTTCGGGTGGATCGTGGCCGTTCATCAAATTGGCGCGGGCATCGGCGCGTTCGGCGGCGGCACCATCCGCACGATGCTCACGTCGTACACGTTCGCCTGGATCTCTGCAGGATCGCTCTGCGTGCTCACCGCGTGCTTCGTCTTGTTCATCGGCCGCGCGCGGATCGTATCCACCGCGACGTCATCGTGA
- a CDS encoding sigma 54-interacting transcriptional regulator produces the protein MKTLMVLEAAQADAVEVSGLVAVDPPLRNALRVVEQMAKRSSGVLITGPTGVGKELLAAQVHARSGRRGAFVAINCAAFSEGLAESALFGHVRGAFTGAVSNAQGAFVEAHRGTLFLDEMGELDPSVQAKLLRVLEEGSVRPVGASKSTPVDVRIVAATNRDLRQEISASRFRADLFFRIATFIIEVPALRERPGDLDALIQRFLAQHDRAPRVLLSTAARRALLNYAWPGNVRELRNVMERILALAPPGEISEATLLTLAPELSQVPVDAPPAEGASLRQALARTERRLIRARLASGDGHRQRLADDLGVHRTTLWRKMKRLSASDDPPPSRV, from the coding sequence ATGAAGACCCTCATGGTACTCGAAGCCGCCCAGGCGGACGCCGTCGAAGTTTCCGGGCTGGTAGCGGTCGACCCACCGCTCCGCAATGCCCTGCGCGTGGTGGAGCAAATGGCCAAACGAAGCAGCGGTGTTTTGATAACGGGGCCGACCGGGGTCGGAAAAGAGCTATTGGCCGCCCAGGTGCACGCGCGGTCCGGGAGGCGCGGCGCGTTCGTGGCCATCAACTGCGCGGCGTTCAGCGAAGGGCTGGCGGAGAGCGCCCTCTTTGGACATGTGCGCGGTGCGTTTACCGGGGCGGTGTCGAACGCGCAGGGCGCCTTCGTGGAAGCCCACCGGGGCACCTTGTTTCTCGATGAGATGGGCGAGCTCGATCCCTCCGTGCAGGCCAAGCTGCTGCGCGTCTTGGAGGAAGGTTCGGTGCGGCCCGTCGGCGCATCGAAGAGCACACCGGTGGACGTGCGCATCGTGGCAGCCACCAACCGCGATCTCCGTCAGGAGATATCCGCTTCGCGCTTTCGCGCCGATCTCTTCTTCCGCATCGCTACGTTCATCATCGAAGTACCCGCGTTGCGCGAACGACCCGGCGATCTCGACGCGCTCATCCAGCGCTTCCTCGCCCAGCACGATCGCGCACCCCGCGTTCTCCTCTCCACCGCGGCGCGCCGTGCTCTTTTGAATTACGCCTGGCCCGGCAATGTGCGCGAGCTGCGCAATGTGATGGAGCGCATCCTCGCGCTGGCCCCGCCCGGCGAAATCTCGGAGGCCACGCTTTTGACCTTGGCGCCGGAGCTCTCGCAGGTGCCCGTGGACGCTCCCCCCGCCGAGGGCGCCTCCTTGCGGCAAGCGCTTGCCCGAACGGAGCGACGCTTGATCCGCGCGCGCCTCGCGAGCGGGGACGGGCATCGCCAGCGGCTGGCCGACGACCTCGGGGTGCATCGGACGACGCTCTGGCGCAAAATGAAGCGTCTCTCCGCCTCCGACGACCCGCCGCCGTCACGCGTTTGA
- a CDS encoding sigma 54-interacting transcriptional regulator has translation METAEESQRGPAAALDRREPLLGLVLVWSAAEDHRIGEVLLVPPGATRIFGRGHAGGGPNAARLIRQRPGSNLAMPPLEDRFLSRRHLSIRSDGDALHIASIGRRPLILRPSRVEHVDEVRLRVGEQIEIKDTLLFLCVRRTAEMPLMKYGAIDPCHAFGAPDRHGIVGESPAAWKLREALAFAAPKRAHVLLTGPSGTGKELLARALHALSPRARRSFVARNAATLPSGLIDAELYGNIANYTHSGMPERPGLVGEAEGGTLFLDEIGELGPELQAKFLRLLDDAAEYQRLGETRRRVADLRLLAATNRAVADLKTDFAARFPLRIDVPGLDQRREDIALILRELVRRAKSEDASFESCALGDSLVSALTGHDFRTHVRELSSILWDALADSEGSVVELTSAVQRRIGSAARSSEDREPSIRTAAKDLTAEDVRLALARHDGVQAKAWRDLGLPNRFALRRLMKIHGIKVG, from the coding sequence ATGGAAACCGCAGAAGAGTCGCAGCGGGGGCCGGCGGCGGCGCTCGATCGCCGGGAGCCGCTCCTCGGCTTGGTGCTCGTATGGTCGGCCGCGGAGGACCACCGCATCGGCGAGGTGCTGCTCGTCCCACCCGGCGCGACACGGATCTTCGGCCGCGGGCACGCGGGCGGCGGGCCGAATGCTGCGCGGCTGATTCGGCAGCGCCCGGGGTCGAATTTGGCAATGCCTCCTTTGGAGGACCGATTCCTCTCCCGCCGCCACCTGTCGATTCGAAGCGACGGTGACGCCCTGCATATCGCATCCATCGGCCGCCGCCCGCTGATCCTGCGCCCCTCGCGGGTGGAGCACGTGGACGAGGTGCGGCTCCGGGTCGGGGAGCAAATCGAAATCAAGGACACCTTGCTCTTCCTGTGCGTGCGGCGCACGGCCGAAATGCCGCTCATGAAATACGGCGCCATCGATCCGTGCCACGCGTTTGGAGCGCCGGATCGGCACGGCATCGTGGGCGAGAGCCCCGCCGCTTGGAAGCTCCGCGAAGCGCTGGCGTTTGCCGCCCCCAAGCGCGCGCACGTCCTGCTCACGGGGCCGAGCGGCACGGGAAAAGAGCTCTTGGCGCGCGCGCTCCACGCCCTCTCGCCGCGCGCGCGCCGGAGCTTCGTGGCGCGCAACGCGGCCACGCTCCCGTCCGGGCTGATCGACGCGGAGCTCTATGGGAATATTGCAAACTACACACATTCGGGCATGCCGGAGCGACCGGGGCTGGTGGGCGAGGCGGAGGGGGGCACGCTCTTCCTCGACGAAATCGGGGAGCTCGGGCCCGAGCTCCAGGCGAAGTTCCTGCGGCTGCTCGACGACGCGGCGGAATACCAGCGCCTGGGTGAGACGCGCCGGCGCGTCGCGGATCTCCGGCTCTTGGCCGCGACCAATCGCGCGGTGGCCGATCTCAAGACGGATTTTGCGGCGCGCTTTCCTCTGCGCATCGATGTGCCGGGTCTCGACCAGCGTCGCGAGGACATCGCGCTCATCTTGCGGGAGCTCGTGAGGCGCGCGAAATCGGAGGACGCCTCCTTCGAGTCGTGCGCTTTGGGGGACTCGTTGGTCTCGGCCTTGACCGGACACGACTTTCGAACCCACGTTCGCGAGCTCTCGTCCATCCTCTGGGATGCGCTCGCGGACAGCGAGGGCTCGGTCGTCGAGCTCACGTCGGCCGTGCAGCGCCGGATTGGAAGCGCCGCGCGATCGTCGGAGGATCGGGAACCTTCGATTCGCACGGCAGCGAAAGATTTAACGGCGGAGGATGTGCGCTTGGCGTTGGCGCGTCATGATGGCGTTCAGGCGAAAGCATGGCGCGACCTCGGGTTGCCCAATCGATTTGCGCTGCGGCGCCTCATGAAAATACATGGGATCAAGGTGGGATAA
- a CDS encoding serine/threonine protein kinase, giving the protein MGRGDSIPRFADEVFSGQFVMPQSSPPPLSATERIQARIGTTVRRYRLTRLLGAGESAAVYEAARRNGDRVAIKIWHDPLPEDPAALRFFSRDAYIAHRIGNPKAVPVLDEGVDEERHPFVVMPLLQGETIRARWEQCHRYLDVYEVSVLLSDVLDVLASAHAHGVVHRNIKPDNLFVTTAGDVRVLDFTAARGSIGATAFQPPEQALGDRDAVGPAGDCFAVGAVAFTLLSGEHVQRARSLAEISPEMAAPVVRWVDKALAFSPADRWPSAREMRDALHAAFEEAVGAPLADIAPRVRAKIAKELAEILVREMHGTLDSRPPQMDRRSESPRPLRRADPGVEVQAAHHWVANAFRLVPGLAHRLLAKHGLGRFDDDGRFIADPRPWWPCNSYLAFLEEITEVIGPAKMGELAKLQEKEIVLPPTIRDIRTCFAASDIVYHIVHRLHGELMYDVATGRMLEGIGHVWYLGDIGPNRIGIETESLYPCVGDRMVVQGLARRFEANAFIEHKPGSCRKDGDETCTYYIVW; this is encoded by the coding sequence ATGGGGCGCGGCGATTCCATCCCACGCTTTGCCGATGAGGTATTCTCGGGGCAGTTCGTCATGCCGCAGTCGTCGCCTCCCCCGCTCTCCGCGACCGAGCGCATTCAAGCGCGCATTGGAACCACCGTCCGACGATACCGCCTGACGCGGCTGCTCGGCGCGGGCGAATCCGCGGCCGTCTACGAGGCCGCGCGCCGCAACGGCGATCGGGTCGCCATCAAGATTTGGCACGACCCCCTGCCGGAGGATCCCGCGGCGCTCCGTTTTTTCAGCCGTGACGCGTACATCGCCCATCGAATCGGCAACCCCAAAGCGGTGCCGGTGCTCGACGAGGGCGTGGACGAGGAGCGCCATCCGTTCGTGGTGATGCCGCTCCTGCAAGGCGAAACGATCCGCGCGCGCTGGGAGCAGTGCCACCGGTATCTGGATGTCTACGAGGTGAGCGTGCTCCTGTCCGACGTGCTCGACGTGCTGGCGAGCGCGCACGCCCATGGCGTCGTCCACCGAAACATCAAGCCGGACAATCTCTTCGTCACCACCGCCGGCGACGTGCGCGTGCTCGACTTCACGGCGGCGCGCGGCTCGATCGGCGCGACGGCGTTTCAGCCGCCCGAGCAAGCGCTGGGCGATCGCGACGCGGTGGGCCCCGCGGGCGACTGCTTTGCCGTGGGCGCCGTGGCCTTCACCTTGCTGTCGGGCGAGCACGTTCAGCGAGCGCGCTCGCTCGCGGAGATCAGCCCGGAGATGGCGGCGCCGGTGGTGCGATGGGTCGACAAGGCGTTGGCGTTCTCCCCCGCCGATCGCTGGCCCTCGGCGCGCGAGATGCGCGACGCGCTGCACGCGGCGTTCGAAGAGGCGGTGGGGGCCCCGCTCGCGGACATCGCGCCGCGCGTGCGCGCGAAGATCGCCAAAGAGCTGGCGGAGATCCTCGTTCGCGAGATGCACGGCACCCTTGACTCGCGCCCGCCGCAGATGGACCGCCGCTCCGAGAGCCCGAGGCCCCTGCGGCGCGCGGATCCCGGGGTCGAGGTGCAGGCGGCGCACCATTGGGTGGCCAATGCCTTCCGGCTCGTGCCGGGGCTGGCCCATCGCCTCTTGGCCAAACATGGTTTGGGCCGATTCGATGACGATGGCCGCTTCATCGCCGATCCACGCCCCTGGTGGCCGTGCAATTCCTATTTGGCGTTCCTCGAGGAGATCACCGAGGTGATCGGCCCCGCGAAGATGGGGGAGCTCGCCAAGCTGCAAGAAAAGGAGATCGTTTTACCGCCCACCATCCGCGATATTCGCACGTGCTTTGCCGCTTCGGACATCGTCTATCACATCGTCCACCGCCTTCACGGCGAGTTGATGTACGACGTCGCCACGGGCCGCATGCTGGAGGGGATCGGCCACGTTTGGTACCTGGGCGACATCGGTCCAAACCGCATCGGCATCGAGACCGAGAGCCTTTATCCGTGCGTCGGCGATCGCATGGTCGTCCAAGGGCTCGCCCGGCGCTTCGAGGCAAACGCCTTCATCGAGCACAAGCCCGGCTCGTGCCGCAAGGACGGCGACGAGACGTGCACGTATTACATCGTTTGGTGA
- a CDS encoding helix-turn-helix domain-containing protein, translated as MRILALEPSAALAPYVRAFTVVEASEETTRTLLPGTGLILGFRYGGSARELHEGTERRIPDVSFAGLRGSVRRMATSAGGGVLLATFHEDGAARFFAHPLHELFGATVALDELLPRAAIEAVAERVARAADHRERIAAVERFLLARRTPEPPDPIVAAAARAIRDARGSLRIGELAARLGLGQDRLEKRFRRAVGASPKQLASIIRLRRAIDAYRPGVTFTRLALEAGYCDQSHFIREFRSATGESPRRFFRAGEHC; from the coding sequence ATGCGAATTTTGGCGCTCGAGCCGAGCGCGGCGCTTGCTCCTTATGTGCGTGCCTTCACCGTGGTCGAGGCCAGCGAGGAGACCACGCGCACCTTGCTGCCCGGCACCGGCCTCATCTTGGGCTTTCGCTACGGCGGCTCGGCGCGGGAGCTTCACGAGGGCACGGAGCGCCGGATCCCCGATGTGAGCTTCGCCGGGTTGCGCGGCTCCGTGCGCCGCATGGCCACATCGGCGGGGGGCGGGGTGCTGCTGGCCACCTTTCACGAGGACGGGGCTGCGCGGTTTTTTGCGCATCCACTGCACGAGCTATTCGGTGCGACGGTGGCTTTGGACGAGCTCCTCCCGCGCGCCGCGATCGAGGCCGTCGCCGAAAGGGTCGCGCGCGCGGCCGATCACCGCGAGCGGATCGCGGCCGTCGAGCGCTTCTTGCTCGCGCGCCGCACCCCGGAGCCGCCGGATCCCATCGTGGCCGCCGCCGCGCGCGCCATCCGCGATGCGCGCGGCTCGCTCCGCATCGGCGAGCTCGCAGCGCGGCTCGGGCTAGGACAGGACCGGCTCGAAAAGCGATTCCGGCGCGCGGTGGGCGCGTCGCCCAAGCAGCTCGCCTCGATCATCCGCCTTCGGCGCGCGATCGATGCGTACCGCCCGGGCGTTACCTTCACGCGCCTGGCGCTGGAGGCGGGGTATTGCGATCAATCCCACTTCATTCGCGAGTTCCGCTCGGCCACCGGCGAGTCGCCGCGACGCTTCTTCCGCGCCGGAGAGCATTGTTGA
- a CDS encoding ester cyclase yields the protein MSTETSTKNREVVRSLYEDCINRGKGELLVQSFAPDFVGANGERGPEGYAQTIASVKTGTPDVQFRIDDLVATDDKVVVRWSWEGTHTGPFRGFPATHKRITNTGIAIYHFRDGKIVRAWLETDRLGVLQQIGAIPEKLAPAAPPAKP from the coding sequence ATGAGCACGGAGACGTCCACCAAGAATCGAGAAGTCGTACGGAGCCTCTACGAAGATTGCATCAACCGCGGCAAGGGCGAGCTGCTCGTCCAATCGTTCGCCCCCGACTTCGTCGGCGCCAACGGAGAACGCGGGCCCGAGGGGTATGCGCAGACCATCGCGTCCGTCAAAACGGGAACCCCCGACGTCCAATTCCGAATCGACGATCTCGTGGCCACGGACGACAAGGTCGTCGTTCGCTGGAGCTGGGAAGGGACGCACACCGGCCCGTTCCGCGGTTTCCCTGCCACCCACAAGCGCATTACCAACACGGGAATTGCCATTTACCACTTTCGCGATGGCAAGATCGTGCGCGCCTGGCTGGAGACCGATCGACTGGGTGTCCTCCAGCAGATCGGCGCCATCCCGGAGAAGCTCGCGCCCGCCGCCCCGCCGGCGAAACCCTGA
- a CDS encoding response regulator produces MSPVLAPDLQGNEHTGPPSPVIRELPMIRKPASATMMPSRDPRAAKPAGVSSPLSGLHILVVDDDADNRRLLQKILEHRGSRITTACNVADAMAAFEREKPDVLLSDIGMPGENGYDLIRRVRALPRDRGGTIPAAALTACAEDEDREHALRAGFMAHLPKPFNPTELVTMVTSLARKAA; encoded by the coding sequence GTGAGTCCCGTGTTGGCGCCGGATCTGCAAGGTAACGAACATACCGGGCCACCGAGCCCCGTGATCCGCGAGCTCCCCATGATTCGAAAGCCTGCCTCCGCCACGATGATGCCCTCCCGAGATCCCCGCGCGGCCAAGCCTGCCGGCGTTTCTTCGCCGCTCAGCGGGCTGCACATCCTCGTCGTGGACGACGACGCCGACAATCGCCGCCTGCTTCAAAAGATCCTGGAGCACCGCGGCTCGCGCATTACGACCGCGTGCAATGTGGCCGACGCCATGGCCGCGTTCGAACGGGAGAAGCCGGACGTTTTGCTCTCGGACATCGGGATGCCGGGTGAAAACGGCTACGATCTAATCCGCCGCGTCCGCGCGCTTCCTCGCGATCGAGGGGGCACCATCCCGGCCGCGGCGCTGACGGCGTGCGCGGAGGACGAAGATCGCGAGCACGCTCTGCGCGCGGGGTTCATGGCGCATCTTCCCAAGCCGTTCAATCCCACCGAGCTGGTGACCATGGTCACGTCGCTGGCGCGCAAGGCCGCGTGA